A single region of the Hylaeus volcanicus isolate JK05 chromosome 5, UHH_iyHylVolc1.0_haploid, whole genome shotgun sequence genome encodes:
- the LOC128876637 gene encoding lariat debranching enzyme yields MRIAVEGCAHGELDIIYETIQEMEKADGKKIDLLICCGDFQSTRNLSDLNCMAVPDKYKDMCTFYKYYSGEKVAPVLTVFIGGNHEASNYLQELPYGGWVAPNIYYLGYAGVITVGGIRIAGLSGIYKGQHLMQGHYEKPPYTENTIRSVYHIRNLEIFRLKQLTGNIDIFLSHDWPAGITKYGNENMLLKGKPFFKNDIENNMLGSPPSMELLEYHYPSYWFSAHLHCKFAALVPEKEGTRVTKFLALDKCLPKRKFLQILELEHDPKLSLKPQYDLEWLTILHLTNHLLSVKSGIHYMPGQYGNSRWIFTPTAEEKANILKRFNHELEVPLNFMQTMKPYNPDASAFSNDSPKLVINNQTTQFCNTLGIDDPSVLLQIMSNAKECKSNGLLIESSYKQISASNDISNSFEEDNVLNSTFDGSLPNDIFNRTSPLNLSPKSNSEEQDLEINSSKEALDGSINSLTSAVNFDCTDDGNKHFIQIEPNCKKFKRRNYSIYSNTL; encoded by the exons ATGAGGATCGCCGTGGAGGGTTGTGCACACGGTGAATTGGATATTATTTACGAAACTATTCAAGAAATGGAAAAGGCTgatggaaagaaaatagatTTACTTATTTGTTGTGGAGATTTTCAATCTACGAGGAATTTGAGCGATTTAAATTGCATGGCTGTACCTGATAAATATAAGGATATGTGTACTTTTTATAA ATATTATTCTGGGGAGAAAGTTGCACCTGTGTTAACAGTATTTATTGGAGGAAATCATGAAGCGTCGAATTATCTCCAAGAACTACCCTATGGTGGATGGGTAGCGcctaatatttattacctTGGTTACGCCGGTGTAATAACAGTAGGTGGTATCAGAATCGCTGGGCTGTCAGGAATTTATAAGGGGCAACACTTGATGCAGGGACATTATGAAAAACCTCCTTATACAGAGAATACAATCAGAAGTGTATATCACATTAGAAACTTAGAAATATTTCGGTTAAAGCAG CTCACTggcaacattgatattttcttaTCTCATGATTGGCCGGCAGGAATAACTAaatatggaaatgaaaatatgttgtTGAAAGGAAAACCGTTTTTCAA aaatgACATCGAAAATAATATGCTTGGTAGTCCACCAAGTATGGAACTTTTGGAATATCATTATCCAAGCTATTGGTTTTCTGCACATTTACATTGTAAATTTGCAGCTCTTGTTCCTGAAAAAGAGGGAACAAGAGTAACTAAATTTTTAGCTTTAGATAAATGCCTtccgaaacgaaaatttcttcaaatactTGAACTAGAACACGATCCGAAATTATCATTGAAACCGCAGTATGATTTAGAGTGGTTAACAATATTGCATTTAACGAACCATTTGTTAAGCGTTAAAAGTGGTATTCATTATATGCCTGGGCAGTATGGTAACAGTAGATGGATATTTACCCCAACTGCAGAGGAAAAagcaaacattttaaaaagattcaatCACGAATTAGAAGTTCCCCTAAATTTTATGCAAACTATGAAGCCATACAATCCTGATGCTTCAGCCTTTTCAAATGATTCACCGAaattagtaataaataatcaaactaCTCAGTTTTGTAACACGTTGGGTATCGACGATCCATCTGTCTTACTACAAATAATGAGTAATGCAAAAGAATGTAAATCAAATGGATTGTTAATAGAATCATCGTACAAACAAATATCAGCTTCCAATGATATATCTAATTCATTCGAAGAAGACAATGTTTTAAATTCCACATTTGATGGAAGCTTACCTAACGATATATTCAATCGAACATCGCCGTTAAATTTATCCCCTAAGAGTAATAGTGAAGAACaagatttagaaataaatagtaGTAAAGAAGCTTTAGATGGAAGTATAAATAGTTTAACATCAGCTGTTAATTTTGATTGTACAGACGACG GTAATAAACATTTCATACAAATCGAACCGAACTGTAAAAAATTTAAGCGACGgaattattctatatattccAATACGCTTTGA
- the LOC128876638 gene encoding N(6)-adenine-specific methyltransferase METTL4 has protein sequence MSLIFSTEEGWIVSHLQYLNNIYNIATNGNTQCRLIFNETLFEINSQYLRQNQITQSDRHEGIPLQNKSKKRKRTKLLPEEDLKEINYVKQAFNRIISSAKAEGLFSANITSDNNEAARLASQKFYQDTFTEEEGHFYGCNDTDIAIISETKDEKYVFPKKCNFYCYDVDNIARMLELNNQYDFILLDPPWWNKSIRRKKTKYLEASYKMMYNEELARIPIGKLLCSNGFVAIWCTNAPSHLHSIFHNIFPSWGVTYRAKWYWVKVTEAGSTTCNFNSALGKQPYELLVLGSVLNGNEINIPDRKLLISVPSAVHSHKPPLTEVLREYLPNEPKCLELFARYLLPKWTSWGLEVLKFQHLSLYTVIEETKEAQNSSNMDVNKLIN, from the exons ATGAGTTTAATTTTCTCTACCGAAGAAGGATGGATCGTATCTCATTTACAATAtcttaacaatatttataacattgcGACGAATGGTAACACGCAGTGCaggttaatttttaacgaaacgttatttgaaataaattcccaaTATTTACGTCAGAATCAAATAACTCAATCCGATCGACACGAAGGAATTCCATTACAAAATAAGAGCAAGAAAAGGAAACGGACGAAACTTTTACCCGAGGAAGATTTAAAAGAG ATAAATTACGTTAAACAAGCATTCAACCGAATAATTTCATCTGCTAAAGCGGAAGGATTATTCTCCGCTAACATAACGTCTGATAATAACGAAGCAGCACGTTTGGCATCACAGAAATTTTATCAGGACACGTTTACCGAGGAAGAGGGACACTTTTATGGTTGCAATGATACAGACATTGCTATCATATCGGAaacaaaagatgaaaaataCGTATTCCCAAAGAAATGTAACTTTTATTGCTACGACGTGGACAACATTGCCAGGATGTTGGAGTTGAACAATCAATACGATTTTATATTGTTGGATCCTCCTTGGTGGAACAAGTCCATaagaaggaaaaaaacgaaatatttagaaGCTAG TTATAAAATGATGTACAACGAGGAGTTAGCCAGGATACCAATTGGGAAGTTATTATGTTCGAATGGATTTGTAGCAATTTGGTGTACTAATGCTCCCAGTCATCTGCACAGTATTTTTCACAATATATTTCCGTCGTGGGGTGTTACGTACAGGGCGAAATGGTATTGGGTTAAA GTCACTGAAGCCGGAAGTACAACGTGTAACTTTAATTCTGCGCTTGGTAAACAACCTTACGAATTACTGGTGTTGGGATCTGTATTAAATGgtaacgaaataaacattCCCGATAGGAAATTGTTGATAAGCGTTCCGAGTGCTGTACATTCTCACAAACCACCGCTTACAG AAGTTCTGCGAGAGTATCTTCCAAATGAACCAAAGTGTTTAGAATTATTCGCGAGGTACTTGCTTCCTAAGTGGACAAGTTGGGGCCTTGAAGTTTTGAAGTTTCAACATTTGTCCCTGTATACAGTCatagaagaaacaaaagaggCTCAAAACAGCAGTAACAtggatgtaaataaattgattaattaa
- the LOC128876639 gene encoding UDP-glucose 4-epimerase-like, with product MTDWKTIFVTGGAGYIGSHCIVELLESGYDVVAIDNFANSVIEGSGESAALKRVEQITGKKVPFYNCDLVDRDKLEAVFNKHKIDCVIHFAAIKAVGESMQVPLHYYRNNIIGAINLLEVMKAAGCFQLVFSSSCTVYGEPNELPITENHPTGNITNVYGRTKYFIEEMLKDISRAEKNWNIISLRYFNPVGAHSSGLIGEDPTKPFTNLMPYIAQVALRHKPELVIYGGDYPTKDGTGVRDYIHVMDLAAGHVAALNALHKRHLRLKIYNLGTGKGVSVLELIKTFETITGTTVPYVIKDRREGDIVSMYANTDLAEKELGWKTKHNVEQMCEDFWRWQTMNPHGYRAVIKNGVSDHVNGTS from the exons ATGACAGATTGGAAAACCATTTTTGTAACGGGAGGAGCCGGTTACATTGGCAGCCACTGCATCGTCGAACTCTTGGAGAGCGGATACGATGTCGTAGCCATAGATAATTTTGCTAACAGCGTAATCGAGGGTAGCGGCGAATCTGCGGCTCTTAAAAGAGTCGAGCAAATAACAGGGAAGAAAGTTCCTTTCTATAATTGCGATCTCGTCGATCGTGATAAACTCGAAGCTGTGTTTAATAAg CACAAAATAGATTGCGTGATTCATTTCGCCGCGATAAAGGCCGTCGGTGAATCGATGCAGGTCCCTCTTcattattacagaaataatattatcggTGCTATCAATTTACTAGAG GTAATGAAAGCTGCTGGATGTTTCCAACTAGTTTTTAGCAGTTCTTGTACAGTTTACGGGGAACCGAACGAACTTCCGATCACAGAGAACCACCCGACGGGCAATATCACGAACGTGTACGGTAGAACCAAGTACTTCATCGAGGAAATGCTTAAAGATATATCCAGAGCCGAAAAG AATTGGAACATCATTTCTTTAAGATATTTCAATCCAGTAGGTGCTCATTCTAGCGGCTTAATCGGAGAAGATCCCACGAAGCCTTTTACGAATTTAATGCCTTATATAGCACAAGTAGCCTTAAGGCATAAACCTGAACTCGTTATTTACGGAGGCGATTATCCTACGAAAGACGGTACAG GTGTACGCGATTATATTCACGTTATGGATTTGGCGGCTGGTCACGTGGCAGCGTTAAATGCCTTGCACAAGCGACATTTGAGgctaaaaatttataatttaggTACTGGAAAGGGCGTATCTGTACTCGAATTGATCAAAACTTTCGAGACTATAACGGGAACGACGGTACCGTACGTTATCAAAGATAGACGAGAGGGTGACATAGTGTCGATGTACGCTAACACGGATTTAGCGGAAAAAGAGTTAGGATGGAAGACCAAACATAACGTTGAACAAATGT gCGAAGATTTTTGGAGGTGGCAAACAATGAACCCGCATGGTTATCGTGCTGTCATAAAAAATGGTGTTAGCGACCACGTAAATGGGACTTcataa
- the LOC128876640 gene encoding 40-kDa huntingtin-associated protein-like, translating into MAHLKQRQIMGDSLDFLTKYHSISNKLKKRFLRKPNVAEASDHFGALATECEQKELWQYAGLCSLAAARCQGTLENVFPELNFLIKAGREFLVADKKDKDIGCPSIGQENTQAAISCFGHALARCQNQPGFNTMSAGLALELALALDSTPAGIQQLRKAIDIFPTAKAINTLVSYHINQGDYVSALQILNEFVEFIETYINTGARGNYSVILHRCEVTRVLLLLILQPSPQRLAPSLAQVLEKYAWIEETANNDFNMSENELLLLQSLVLASQSHDYQALLELEGELWPYLDAEQKELLHKLIQILTAQ; encoded by the exons ATGGCACATTTGAAACAAAGACAGATAATGGGAGATTCGTTGGACTTTTTGACGAAGTACCATAGTatatctaataaattaaaaaa aCGTTTTTTGAGGAAGCCGAATGTTGCCGAAGCGAGCGATCATTTTG GTGCCTTGGCTACTGAATGcgaacaaaaagaattatgGCAATATGCAGGCTTATGTTCGTTAGCTGCAGCCAGATGTCAAGGAAcattggaaaatgttttccctgaattaaattttttaatcaaagcaGGCAGAGAATTTCTCGTCGCGGATAAAAAAGATAAGGATATTGGCTGCCCTTCTATAGGACAAGAAAATACACAG GCTGCTATAAGTTGTTTCGGTCATGCTTTAGCACGTTGTCAGAATCAACCAGGGTTCAACACTATGTCTGCTGGACTAGCATTAGAACTGGCGTTAGCATTAGATTCTACTCCAGCTGGTATCCAACAATTGCGTAAAGCTATTGATATTTTTCCTACTGCAAAAGCTATTAATACATTGGTATCCTATCATATTAATCaag GTGATTATGTATCCGCTTTACAAATTCTTAACGAGTTTGtcgaatttatcgaaactTACATAAACACTGGTGCAAGAGGAAACTACAGTGTTATACTACACAG GTGTGAAGTGACCAGGGTACTCTTGTTACTTATACTTCAACCATCGCCGCAAAGACTTGCGCCTTCCTTAGCTCAAGTTTTAGAGAAATATGCATGGATAGAAGAAACTGCAAACAACG atTTCAACATGAGCGAAaacgaattattattgttacaatCGTTAGTATTAGCATCTCAATCGCACGATTATCAAGCATTGCTGGAATTGGAAGGTGAATTGTGGCCCTATTTAGACGCtgaacaaaaagaattattgcacaagttaattcaaattttaacggCGCAATGA
- the LOC128877490 gene encoding glycerophosphodiester phosphodiesterase 1: MHGFIELILNSALLWMFLEVLWSILISVFYHFCVPWIVWGSIIIIVGLKIAKNPQPNVQIIQEVLGVDPLLLTKDNTVSKEHGNGEQFCMRVVAHRGGGYDFPENSLTAFRNSKERGCNGVELDLWLTKDNVPIVFHDSTIDRVTGKSGYIRDMTWDQLQTLDITHNHPLKDKFVDGEKIPLFHDALEMCLKNEQRIIIDIKDKRFEVVQAVLDAYKKYPKLFQRAVISSFNPIIIYMIRRKEPKIVASLAWRPQYFSRASYLGFDGPGPARYNNIFKYMAACLLDHIYEWAFYHFVYYVVGVSIILLHKDTLSQRVVQQWHNRGIRVMAWTVNLPSEKLHISRLLKITYLTDTLLHEKDM; the protein is encoded by the exons ATGCATGGATTTATCGAACTAATTTTGAACAGTGCTTTATTGTGGATGTTTCTAGAAGTTCTCTGGAGCATTTTAATAAGtgttttttatcatttctgcGTACCGTGGATTGTTTGGGGTTCTATCATTATCATAGTCGGATTAAAAATAGCCAAGAACCCACAACCAAACGTACAAATTATACAGGAAGTGCTTGGTGTTGATCCCCTTTTGCTGACAAAAGATAATACTGTGTCCAAGGAACATGGTAACGGAGAACAGTTTTGCATGCGAGTGGTGGCTCATCGTGGTGGAGGATACGATTTCCCTGAGAACAGCTTAACAGCTTTTCGTAAT agTAAGGAAAGAGGCTGCAATGGAGTTGAACTTGATTTATGGTTAACAAAAGATAATGTACCCATAGTATTTCATGATTCAACAATAGACAGGGTTACTGGAAAATCTGGGTATATTAGAGATATGACATGGGATCAATTACAGACATTAGATATTACACACAATCATCCTCTCAA GGATAAGTTTGTTGACGGTGAAAAAATTCCATTGTTCCACGATGCTTTAGAAATGTGTTTGAAAAATGAGCAAAGAATAATTATAGACATAAAAGACAAAAGATTTGAAGTTGTGCAAGCAGTTTTAGATGCTTACAAAAAGTATCCGAAATTATTCCAAAGAGCAGTTATATCCAGTTTTAATCCTATCATTATATATATG ATTAGAAGAAAAGAACCCAAAATTGTGGCAAGCCTCGCATGGCGACctcaatatttttcgagagCTTCGTATCTAGGTTTTGATGGTCCAGGGCCAGcacgatataataatatattcaaatacatGGCCGCTTGTCTATTAGATCATATATATGAATGGGCATTTTACCATTTTGTATACTACGTTGTTGGCGtttctattattctattacATAAGGACACGTTAAGTCa gcGTGTTGTACAACAGTGGCATAATCGTGGTATTCGTGTAATGGCATGGACGGTAAACTTACCATCAGAAAAATTACATATCTCACGATTActtaaaattacttatttgACAGATACATTATTACACGAAAAAGATATGTAG